The following coding sequences lie in one Myxococcus xanthus genomic window:
- a CDS encoding SIMPL domain-containing protein: MFAQPVRPLLLTAMLLTGLTAFAQPQPVSAPRAQAPAGVRTIRVEGTGEVKAQPDEAFIDVAVETLAPNAKAAGEQNAKRMEKVIAALTSAGIARRDIQTRNYSVYPEYAPPLPNQTEPKLKGYRVSNLVSVHVKDLSRVGNLLDQALAAGANRVDSVRFGLSRQEAVQGEALRQAVARARKSAEVLAASLNVKLGAVLDASTVTEPPQLYPARFAMAEAADARAMATPIQPEEQTVQAKVTLIFAIE; encoded by the coding sequence ATGTTCGCTCAACCTGTTCGACCCCTGTTGCTGACAGCGATGTTGCTCACTGGCCTGACGGCCTTCGCGCAGCCCCAGCCCGTTTCCGCGCCGCGTGCGCAGGCCCCGGCGGGCGTGCGGACGATTCGCGTGGAAGGCACCGGTGAGGTGAAGGCGCAGCCCGACGAGGCCTTCATCGACGTGGCGGTGGAGACGCTGGCGCCGAACGCGAAGGCGGCGGGCGAGCAGAACGCGAAGCGGATGGAGAAGGTGATTGCGGCGCTGACGTCCGCGGGCATCGCGCGGCGGGACATCCAGACGCGTAACTACTCGGTGTACCCGGAGTACGCGCCGCCGCTGCCGAACCAGACGGAGCCGAAGCTGAAGGGCTACCGGGTGAGCAACCTGGTGAGCGTCCACGTGAAGGACCTGTCGCGGGTGGGGAACCTGCTGGACCAGGCCCTGGCGGCGGGCGCGAACCGGGTGGACTCGGTGCGCTTCGGGCTGAGCCGCCAGGAGGCGGTGCAGGGCGAGGCCCTGCGGCAGGCGGTGGCGCGGGCTCGCAAGTCGGCGGAGGTGCTGGCCGCGTCGCTGAACGTGAAGCTGGGCGCGGTGCTCGACGCGAGCACGGTGACGGAGCCGCCGCAGCTCTACCCGGCGCGCTTCGCGATGGCCGAGGCAGCGGATGCCCGCGCGATGGCGACGCCCATCCAGCCCGAGGAGCAGACGGTGCAGGCGAAGGTGACGCTCATCTTTGCCATCGAGTAG
- a CDS encoding hemerythrin domain-containing protein: MDAIALLKADHKTVEQLFRKFEKAGPNAHKLKRRLVDQMVTELSVHATIEEQVFYPAVRSRSEELGPNVLRSLEEHHVVKLLLAELDGMSPEAERFDAKVQVLMENVRAHVLQEESELFPALKKVFRPQELRTMGDVLEMSRKAAPTRPHPMAPDTPPANLVAGAVSAVMDMGRDALRAARRKATTKVRSVASRGPSQVMREMAGAEAASP; encoded by the coding sequence ATGGATGCCATCGCGTTGCTGAAGGCGGACCACAAGACGGTGGAGCAGCTGTTCCGGAAGTTCGAGAAGGCGGGCCCCAATGCCCACAAGTTGAAGCGTCGGCTGGTGGACCAGATGGTCACCGAGCTGTCCGTGCACGCCACCATCGAGGAGCAGGTGTTCTACCCCGCGGTTCGTTCACGCTCGGAGGAGTTGGGGCCGAACGTGCTGCGCTCGCTGGAGGAGCACCACGTGGTGAAGTTGCTGCTGGCGGAGCTGGACGGCATGTCTCCGGAAGCGGAGCGCTTCGATGCGAAGGTGCAGGTGCTGATGGAGAACGTGCGCGCGCACGTCCTGCAGGAGGAGAGCGAGCTCTTCCCGGCGCTGAAGAAGGTCTTCCGTCCGCAGGAACTTCGGACGATGGGCGACGTCCTGGAGATGTCGCGGAAGGCGGCGCCCACGCGGCCGCACCCGATGGCGCCCGACACGCCGCCCGCCAACCTGGTCGCCGGCGCGGTGTCGGCGGTGATGGACATGGGCCGGGATGCGCTGAGGGCCGCGCGGCGCAAGGCCACCACGAAGGTGCGTTCGGTGGCGAGCCGGGGCCCCAGTCAGGTGATGCGGGAGATGGCCGGCGCCGAAGCCGCCAGTCCGTGA
- a CDS encoding ATP-binding protein yields the protein MWLVDDSPTQLAQARELLSKHYAIETFSNAEQMLERLSLGQPPEVLLLDWQLPGISGLDACRYVREHYDDVTLPILMLSTWGTHDDFTEGLRAGANDYIAKPLHGAELLARVASLLRIHAQGERLREREAYLSTTLSSIGDAVITTDRAGHVVLLNPAAERITGWRTTDARQRPMAEVFRIIDAASRQPIELAPVLDTETGYAGPTLLIRQDGTEVPIEGSAAPIRTGPHEFAGAVLIFRDVTEQTQVRQRNEALTERLRASEAEQAMLLDAIPVLVSFVSADERYGRVNKAYEDWFGLSQEQLRNQKIRDIIGEAAYAVLSPFVKRGLAGESISFEQHDVPYRFGGKRDVKVSFIAHREPGQPGAGYVALLQDITVQRKLEQERELHARRLQEQAEFEQQLIGIVSHDLRNPLGAILLGTERLKRSEELDPNALKTVDRIHASASRAVRMVKELLDFTQARLGGGIRLERNPVDIHALVRTAVQEVEEAHPSAHVKVVTSGDGQGAWDADRLSQVIQNLVTNAVKYGQPEAPIEVTLKGDGDQVTLRVHNEGPPIPPERLPNLFQPLQRGTDDVDVASRSVGLGLFIVKAVVDAHQGHIDVSSAPGEGTTFTVTLPRRAAVSPEQAGHTR from the coding sequence GTGTGGCTGGTCGATGACAGTCCCACGCAACTGGCGCAGGCCCGCGAACTGCTGTCGAAGCACTACGCGATTGAGACCTTCAGCAACGCCGAGCAGATGCTGGAGCGGCTGTCCCTGGGGCAGCCTCCCGAGGTGCTCCTCTTGGACTGGCAGTTGCCGGGCATCTCGGGGCTGGACGCGTGCCGCTACGTCCGCGAGCACTACGATGATGTCACCCTCCCCATCCTGATGCTCTCCACCTGGGGAACTCACGACGACTTCACGGAAGGGTTGCGGGCGGGAGCCAACGACTACATCGCCAAGCCCTTGCACGGCGCGGAGCTGCTCGCCCGAGTCGCCAGCCTCCTGCGCATCCATGCTCAGGGCGAACGGCTGAGAGAACGCGAAGCGTACCTGTCCACGACGCTCTCCAGCATCGGTGACGCCGTCATCACCACGGACCGCGCCGGACACGTCGTCCTCCTCAATCCCGCCGCCGAGCGCATCACCGGCTGGCGCACCACGGATGCCCGGCAGCGGCCCATGGCAGAGGTCTTTCGCATCATCGACGCCGCCAGCCGCCAGCCCATCGAGCTGGCGCCCGTTCTGGATACGGAGACGGGGTACGCGGGGCCGACGCTGCTCATCCGCCAGGACGGGACAGAAGTCCCCATCGAGGGCAGCGCCGCGCCGATTCGCACGGGGCCACATGAATTCGCCGGCGCCGTGCTCATCTTCCGCGACGTCACCGAACAGACCCAGGTGCGTCAGCGCAACGAAGCCCTCACGGAGCGACTGCGCGCCAGTGAGGCGGAGCAGGCCATGCTGCTCGATGCAATCCCCGTCCTGGTCTCGTTCGTCAGCGCGGACGAGCGTTACGGTCGCGTCAACAAAGCGTATGAGGACTGGTTCGGGCTTTCGCAGGAGCAACTCCGGAACCAGAAGATTCGAGACATCATCGGAGAGGCGGCCTACGCCGTGCTGAGCCCCTTCGTGAAGCGGGGGTTGGCGGGAGAGAGCATCTCCTTCGAGCAGCATGACGTGCCCTATCGGTTCGGAGGCAAACGGGACGTGAAGGTGTCCTTCATCGCGCACCGCGAGCCGGGGCAACCCGGGGCCGGCTACGTCGCGCTCCTCCAGGACATCACGGTGCAACGGAAACTGGAGCAGGAGCGGGAGCTGCACGCGCGAAGGCTCCAGGAGCAGGCGGAGTTCGAACAGCAGCTCATCGGCATCGTGAGCCACGACCTGCGCAATCCCCTGGGCGCCATCCTCCTGGGAACGGAACGGCTGAAGCGCTCAGAGGAACTGGATCCAAACGCCCTCAAGACCGTGGACCGCATCCACGCGTCGGCCTCCCGTGCCGTGCGGATGGTGAAGGAGCTCCTCGACTTCACCCAGGCCCGGCTGGGCGGCGGCATCCGGCTCGAGCGCAACCCCGTCGACATCCATGCGCTCGTCCGGACCGCCGTGCAGGAAGTGGAAGAAGCCCACCCTTCCGCCCACGTGAAGGTGGTGACGAGCGGCGATGGACAGGGCGCGTGGGACGCGGACCGGCTCTCCCAGGTGATTCAGAACCTGGTGACGAACGCCGTGAAGTACGGCCAGCCCGAGGCCCCCATCGAGGTGACGCTCAAGGGCGACGGCGACCAGGTGACCCTGCGCGTCCACAACGAAGGTCCCCCCATCCCGCCCGAGCGCCTTCCGAACCTCTTCCAGCCGCTCCAGCGAGGCACCGATGACGTGGACGTCGCGAGCCGCAGCGTGGGGCTGGGCCTCTTCATCGTGAAGGCGGTCGTCGACGCGCACCAGGGGCACATCGACGTGAGCTCCGCGCCAGGAGAAGGGACCACCTTCACCGTCACGCTGCCACGGCGGGCGGCGGTGAGCCCGGAACAGGCGGGGCACACCCGCTGA
- a CDS encoding PDR/VanB family oxidoreductase: MNDILRVRVARVTREAEDILSYELVATEGGTLPPFEAGAHLEVRVPGPGDFLRSYSLCNDPEETHRYVIAVARDAKGRGGSTAMHERVHEGDVLEVKPPRNNFPLLFARSYVLVAGGIGITPMLSMARALQRTGADYTLHYCAREPGRAAFHELLSQAPFAERVRFSFDGGDPARGLDVKGLLATRLPGARLYCCGPTGLMKAVRDAATLHRWPWEKVHFESFTAEGTSAATGREEQGFEVTIRSTGQVLQVPAGQSVLNVLRRNGVRIPSDCEAGTCGTCVTRVCAGQPDHRDSFFQAEPAGDQRMLVCVSRARSKRLVLDL, translated from the coding sequence ATGAATGACATCCTGCGCGTCCGGGTCGCGCGAGTGACTCGCGAGGCCGAGGACATCCTGTCGTATGAGCTGGTCGCGACGGAGGGAGGCACCCTGCCCCCCTTCGAGGCCGGCGCCCACCTGGAGGTCCGCGTCCCAGGTCCGGGAGACTTCCTGCGCTCGTATTCACTCTGCAACGACCCGGAGGAGACCCACCGCTACGTCATCGCCGTGGCCCGCGACGCCAAGGGCCGCGGGGGCTCGACTGCCATGCACGAGCGGGTGCACGAGGGCGACGTGCTGGAGGTGAAGCCTCCTCGCAACAACTTCCCCCTGCTGTTCGCGCGCAGCTACGTGCTGGTGGCGGGAGGCATCGGCATCACCCCCATGCTGTCCATGGCGCGCGCGCTCCAGCGCACCGGCGCGGACTACACGCTGCACTACTGCGCGCGCGAGCCCGGCCGCGCCGCATTTCACGAACTGCTCTCCCAGGCGCCCTTCGCCGAGCGCGTGCGCTTCTCCTTCGACGGAGGAGACCCGGCCCGGGGCCTGGACGTGAAGGGACTGCTGGCCACGCGACTGCCGGGGGCCCGGCTGTACTGCTGCGGTCCCACGGGGCTGATGAAAGCCGTGCGCGACGCGGCCACCCTGCACCGCTGGCCTTGGGAGAAGGTGCACTTCGAGTCCTTCACCGCCGAGGGCACCAGCGCCGCCACGGGCCGGGAGGAGCAGGGCTTCGAGGTGACCATCCGCAGCACGGGCCAGGTGCTGCAGGTGCCCGCTGGCCAGTCGGTGCTCAACGTGCTGCGCCGCAACGGGGTGCGCATCCCCAGTGACTGCGAGGCCGGGACGTGCGGCACCTGCGTCACACGGGTCTGCGCTGGCCAGCCCGACCACCGCGACAGCTTCTTCCAGGCGGAGCCCGCGGGTGACCAGCGCATGCTCGTCTGCGTGTCACGCGCCCGCTCCAAGCGGCTGGTGCTGGACCTCTGA
- a CDS encoding two-component regulator propeller domain-containing protein translates to MRTPGQRARALGRGFIGWFFVVGLVLATPGMALDPQRRVSQYSQDMWRSDDGLPQNSLLSMVQTRDGYLWLGTWEGLARFDGARFTVFDKRNAPELRNHTIKALAEDASGTLWVGTGQGLVAYRKGHFERAPGAAAPLDSARVETLVAADGVLWVGTTTGLWQVPLGEGVARQYTVADGLPASHITALTPGEGTSLWVGTPEGLARWVDGRVEPAPFPFPGPESRPYVMALRRDATGVLWLGTKAGLYSWNGVVAWRFTTDEGLPSLSVNALYADGDGNLWVGTHRGGLTRHNTKGFSEPVPGMEWMAESAVLSLLEDRDGHLWVGTYSGLMRLRDGPFATYGIPEGLADETVSAVLEDRRGTLWLGTTSGLFRYENSTFHHVGAEQGLPESVIPAMHEAPDGTLWVGTLTGAYRYDGQRFTRVSRAQGLPHDVVTAILVDSRGDTWLGTQAGVARMHGGGVTVYGPKHGFTNPIIVMVEDSRGRVWFGSDTGLVRWDGEQKGFQRFTQQDGLPGDLVLALHADPDGTVWVGTETGLGRWREDTWARFTVAQGLYDDAVFSLVSDGDGSLWMSSNKGVSRVSRRDLDDVADGVRPRLTTLDFDTRDGMRSAECNGNTQPSAWRGQDGRLWFTNLRGAIVVDPVRVRASRQPPEVRIEEVRVQGTPVPVEGPVELEPGASRLEIRFTAFTPVDTARLPFRYRLAGHDDTWVHAEARRALYNGLRPGSYRFEVQAKGRDGGWTEPVALDVVLEPKLWQRTGFWLLCVLGVGILGVSVYLLRVGQLKDRERWLAERVKDRTQALARANAELEANMRTLRQAQAQLVQTGRLAAVGQLAAGVGHEINNPLAYIVSNLEHASEEADALARELDGTRDVGARLKDVNQALRDALLGADRVRRIVQDLKMFSRPDDEKQGPVELHAVLDSAVKIAMGELRPRAKLVRDYGDVPRVEGNEARLAQVFLNLLINAAQALPEGQAESNEVRLVTRRGLDGRVVAEVRDTGSGISPELLGRIFDPFYTTKPVGVGTGLGLSLCHAYLTAMGGTIAVDSEAGRGSVFRVTLRAAAEAQRVGGDGASVETPATSERGVASSAAPETPASSGHIAATPDVSVEHGVAASDATTMRLRGEAAPRAELDSTPRASAPERAQDAGGSVTPPQAKSTDGRAADSDALAASQENGGWMAEQDASVTSGMSRSPDAGTVGSHLGAPSSTHASADGPPPDSVGEGGRFSAQSAPAPAPTEAATRGRVLVVDDDALVSGAIRRTLARENDVDVLVSARRALEKLTGTEARYDVVLCDLMMPEMTGMDLYDALAQVDSRAAERIVFITGGAFTATARTFLERVGNPRVEKPFDPEALRQLVRSEVARARREASGRAA, encoded by the coding sequence ATGCGCACTCCGGGGCAGCGAGCCCGCGCTCTCGGGCGGGGGTTCATCGGGTGGTTCTTCGTCGTGGGACTCGTCCTGGCAACGCCGGGCATGGCCCTGGACCCCCAGCGCCGTGTCTCGCAGTACAGCCAGGACATGTGGCGCAGCGACGACGGGCTGCCGCAGAACAGCCTGCTGTCCATGGTGCAGACGCGCGACGGCTACCTCTGGCTGGGCACGTGGGAGGGGCTGGCCCGTTTCGACGGCGCGCGCTTCACCGTGTTCGACAAGCGCAACGCGCCGGAGCTGCGCAACCACACCATCAAGGCGCTCGCGGAGGATGCGTCGGGCACGCTGTGGGTGGGCACGGGCCAGGGGCTGGTGGCGTACCGCAAGGGCCACTTCGAGCGCGCGCCGGGCGCCGCCGCGCCGCTGGACTCCGCGCGGGTGGAGACGCTGGTGGCGGCGGATGGCGTGCTCTGGGTGGGGACGACGACGGGCCTCTGGCAGGTGCCGCTGGGCGAGGGCGTGGCGCGCCAGTACACGGTGGCGGATGGCCTGCCTGCCTCCCACATCACGGCGCTGACGCCCGGTGAGGGCACGTCGCTCTGGGTGGGCACGCCGGAGGGGCTGGCCCGCTGGGTGGATGGGCGCGTGGAGCCGGCGCCGTTCCCCTTCCCCGGGCCGGAGTCCCGGCCCTATGTGATGGCGCTGCGTCGCGATGCGACGGGCGTGCTCTGGCTGGGGACGAAAGCGGGCCTCTATTCGTGGAATGGCGTGGTGGCCTGGCGCTTCACGACCGATGAAGGACTGCCGTCCCTGTCCGTCAACGCGCTGTACGCCGACGGTGACGGCAACCTCTGGGTGGGCACGCATCGTGGCGGTCTGACGCGGCACAACACGAAGGGCTTCAGCGAGCCGGTGCCCGGCATGGAGTGGATGGCGGAGTCCGCGGTGCTGTCGCTGCTGGAGGACCGGGACGGCCACCTCTGGGTGGGCACCTATTCGGGCCTGATGCGCCTGCGTGACGGTCCCTTCGCCACATATGGCATCCCCGAGGGCCTGGCCGACGAGACGGTCAGCGCCGTGCTGGAGGACCGCCGCGGCACGCTGTGGCTGGGGACCACCAGCGGCCTGTTCCGGTACGAGAACAGCACGTTCCATCACGTGGGCGCCGAGCAGGGGCTTCCGGAGAGCGTCATCCCCGCGATGCACGAGGCGCCTGACGGGACGCTGTGGGTGGGCACCCTCACTGGCGCATACCGGTATGACGGCCAGCGCTTCACGCGGGTGTCGCGCGCGCAGGGGCTGCCGCACGACGTGGTGACGGCCATCCTGGTCGACTCGCGGGGGGACACGTGGCTGGGCACGCAAGCGGGCGTGGCGCGGATGCATGGCGGCGGCGTGACGGTGTACGGCCCGAAGCACGGCTTCACCAACCCCATCATCGTCATGGTGGAGGACTCGCGCGGCCGGGTGTGGTTCGGCTCGGACACGGGGCTGGTGCGCTGGGACGGCGAGCAGAAGGGCTTCCAGCGCTTCACGCAGCAGGACGGGTTGCCGGGCGACCTGGTGCTGGCGCTGCACGCGGACCCTGACGGTACGGTGTGGGTGGGCACGGAGACGGGGCTGGGCCGGTGGCGCGAGGACACCTGGGCGCGCTTCACCGTCGCGCAGGGCCTGTACGACGACGCGGTGTTCAGCCTGGTGTCGGACGGGGACGGCTCGCTGTGGATGAGCAGCAACAAGGGCGTGTCTCGCGTGTCCCGGCGCGACCTGGATGACGTGGCGGACGGCGTGCGCCCACGACTGACGACGCTGGACTTCGACACGCGTGACGGCATGCGCAGCGCGGAGTGCAACGGCAACACGCAGCCGTCGGCGTGGCGGGGGCAGGACGGGCGGCTGTGGTTCACCAACCTGCGCGGCGCCATCGTGGTGGACCCGGTGCGGGTGCGTGCGAGCCGGCAGCCGCCCGAGGTGCGGATTGAAGAAGTGCGCGTCCAGGGCACGCCGGTGCCGGTGGAGGGGCCGGTGGAGCTGGAGCCCGGGGCCTCGCGGCTGGAGATTCGCTTCACGGCCTTCACGCCAGTGGACACGGCGCGGCTGCCCTTCCGCTACCGGCTGGCGGGCCACGACGACACGTGGGTGCACGCGGAGGCGCGGCGGGCGCTGTACAACGGCCTGCGGCCGGGCAGCTACCGCTTCGAGGTCCAGGCGAAGGGCCGGGACGGCGGGTGGACCGAGCCGGTGGCCCTGGACGTCGTGTTGGAGCCGAAGCTGTGGCAGCGCACGGGCTTCTGGCTGCTGTGCGTGCTGGGCGTGGGGATTCTGGGCGTCAGCGTGTACCTGCTGCGCGTGGGGCAGTTGAAGGACCGCGAGCGGTGGCTGGCGGAGCGGGTGAAGGACCGCACGCAGGCGCTGGCGCGGGCCAACGCGGAGCTGGAGGCGAACATGCGCACGCTCCGGCAGGCGCAGGCGCAGCTCGTGCAGACCGGGCGGCTGGCGGCGGTGGGACAGCTCGCGGCGGGCGTGGGGCACGAAATCAACAACCCGCTAGCGTACATCGTGTCGAACCTGGAGCACGCCAGCGAGGAGGCGGACGCGCTCGCGCGGGAGCTGGACGGGACGCGCGACGTGGGCGCTCGCTTGAAGGATGTGAATCAGGCACTGCGTGACGCGCTGCTGGGCGCGGACCGCGTGCGGCGCATCGTCCAGGACTTGAAGATGTTCTCCCGGCCGGATGACGAGAAGCAGGGGCCGGTGGAGTTGCACGCGGTGCTCGACTCGGCGGTGAAGATTGCCATGGGCGAGCTGCGCCCACGCGCGAAGCTGGTGCGCGACTACGGCGACGTGCCGCGCGTGGAGGGCAACGAGGCGCGCCTGGCACAGGTGTTCCTCAACCTGCTCATCAACGCGGCGCAGGCGCTGCCGGAGGGACAGGCGGAGTCGAACGAGGTGCGGCTCGTCACGCGCAGGGGCCTGGATGGGCGGGTGGTGGCGGAGGTGCGCGACACGGGCAGCGGGATTTCGCCGGAGTTGCTCGGCCGCATCTTCGACCCCTTCTACACGACGAAGCCGGTGGGCGTGGGCACGGGGCTGGGGTTGTCGCTGTGCCACGCCTACCTGACGGCCATGGGCGGCACCATCGCCGTGGACAGCGAGGCCGGGCGGGGCTCGGTGTTCCGCGTGACGCTGAGGGCCGCGGCGGAGGCGCAGCGGGTTGGAGGGGACGGGGCCTCGGTGGAGACTCCCGCGACGTCGGAGCGAGGCGTGGCGTCGTCCGCGGCGCCCGAGACTCCAGCGTCTTCGGGACACATCGCAGCGACGCCCGACGTGTCTGTCGAGCACGGTGTGGCGGCGAGCGACGCGACCACGATGCGCCTGCGTGGCGAGGCAGCCCCGCGTGCCGAACTGGACTCGACGCCGCGGGCCTCTGCTCCGGAGCGGGCGCAAGACGCTGGGGGGAGCGTCACTCCGCCACAGGCGAAGTCCACGGACGGCCGGGCAGCGGATTCCGACGCCCTGGCGGCAAGCCAGGAGAACGGAGGGTGGATGGCCGAGCAGGACGCCAGCGTCACATCCGGCATGTCACGGTCACCGGATGCGGGCACCGTGGGCTCGCACCTGGGAGCGCCGTCGTCCACCCACGCGAGCGCGGACGGGCCGCCTCCAGACAGCGTGGGCGAGGGTGGACGGTTCTCCGCCCAGTCCGCTCCGGCTCCAGCACCTACCGAGGCGGCAACGCGAGGCCGCGTGCTGGTGGTGGACGACGATGCCCTGGTGAGTGGCGCCATCCGCCGCACCCTCGCGCGAGAGAACGACGTGGATGTGTTGGTGAGCGCGCGGCGAGCCTTGGAGAAGCTGACCGGGACAGAGGCCCGTTACGACGTGGTGCTCTGCGACCTGATGATGCCGGAGATGACCGGGATGGACCTGTACGACGCGCTCGCGCAGGTGGACTCGCGAGCGGCGGAACGCATCGTGTTCATCACCGGCGGCGCCTTCACTGCCACCGCGCGGACGTTCCTGGAGCGCGTGGGCAACCCACGCGTGGAGAAGCCCTTCGACCCGGAAGCCCTGCGTCAGCTCGTCCGGTCCGAAGTGGCGCGTGCTCGCCGGGAGGCGTCGGGCCGGGCGGCATAG
- a CDS encoding serine/threonine-protein kinase produces MSTVPTESSRFLGRYELVHPLGQGGMGEVYLAKISGAAGFEKPCIVKTILPALLKDRQFLDRFHHEAKVLVHLVHSSIAQVYDMGEADGTYFMALEYVAGVDLAYLLEQARSQGVAVPVPVALFLGQRIAEGLGYAHRKTGPDGSPLGIVHRDVSPHNVMVSYEGEVKVIDFGLAKSAARSKYTLPSTVMGKLGYMSPEQVRAEPLDHRSDIYSCGVVVWEMLAGRSLIPHGTVGEMMAAMSQPVVPSLSELRPDVDAALDAVVRRALTARPDDRYMRSDELARALNTELVRSGASMGAEEVGYFVRGLCPEAFDAQRKLISKVSSSSNHRRTPAPGYGTGPQQAAGFEPTLMRGPAAQPGFGSGGVARPGAIYADGDDLGTGTTSVRPPSGSSSSVVVASGGEPAASQSFVAPTVVSAVALEERASRKRPVGLYAAIAVLLVIATSAVTALFVQSSGVAPVATGPVAGASGQVAPPLASDKGVEAPGAAARQGATAEAAPLSDAGTGADAGAAVVAAGGPGAAENDKAEPERARAPRPASVKTPAKKPAVPVEPAVVYATPAKVLPIQSANGRNYVDRGIIGRGFLPGAEMDVLGPLKNGKREVLGRARVVRPGRGVAMRPTRAFIELDDRALAASVDLFVAAPGRDDAPAGASATEESQAQVAEPDKGEVEAVVAAAPAKRTLRGHVSVQGGVGGFLDPGVEVQNNESIDWSDCYVVKDIRKAAWLGVVKAGDRKTASRFRHNPNFDVGSGYLGVICKEGELRVKVR; encoded by the coding sequence ATGAGTACCGTCCCTACAGAGTCCTCCCGCTTCCTTGGGCGCTATGAGCTCGTCCACCCCCTGGGCCAGGGGGGCATGGGGGAGGTGTACCTGGCGAAAATCAGCGGCGCGGCCGGCTTCGAGAAGCCGTGCATCGTGAAGACGATTCTGCCGGCGCTGCTGAAGGACCGTCAGTTCCTGGACCGGTTCCACCACGAGGCCAAGGTGCTGGTGCACCTGGTGCACTCGTCCATTGCCCAGGTCTACGACATGGGTGAGGCGGACGGCACGTACTTCATGGCGTTGGAGTATGTGGCCGGCGTGGATCTGGCCTACCTGTTGGAGCAGGCACGCTCGCAGGGCGTGGCGGTGCCGGTGCCGGTGGCGTTGTTCCTGGGTCAGCGCATCGCGGAGGGCCTGGGCTACGCGCACCGCAAGACAGGGCCGGACGGCTCGCCGCTGGGCATCGTCCACCGCGACGTGTCCCCGCACAACGTCATGGTGTCCTACGAGGGCGAGGTGAAGGTCATCGACTTCGGCCTCGCCAAGTCCGCGGCGCGCAGCAAGTACACGCTGCCTTCCACGGTGATGGGGAAGCTGGGGTACATGTCCCCCGAGCAGGTGCGCGCCGAGCCCCTGGACCACCGCAGCGACATCTATTCATGTGGCGTCGTGGTGTGGGAGATGCTGGCCGGCCGCTCGCTCATCCCCCACGGGACGGTGGGCGAGATGATGGCGGCCATGTCGCAGCCGGTGGTGCCGTCGCTGAGCGAGCTGCGGCCGGACGTGGACGCCGCGCTGGACGCCGTCGTGCGCCGCGCGCTGACGGCCCGTCCGGATGACCGCTACATGCGTTCGGACGAGCTGGCGCGCGCGCTCAACACGGAGTTGGTGCGCTCGGGTGCCTCGATGGGCGCCGAGGAGGTGGGGTACTTCGTGCGCGGGCTGTGCCCGGAGGCGTTCGACGCCCAGCGCAAGCTCATCTCCAAGGTGTCTTCGTCCTCCAACCACCGCCGCACCCCCGCGCCGGGTTATGGCACCGGGCCGCAGCAGGCCGCGGGCTTCGAGCCCACGCTGATGCGCGGCCCGGCGGCGCAGCCCGGGTTCGGCTCGGGAGGCGTGGCCCGTCCCGGCGCCATCTATGCGGACGGCGATGACCTGGGCACCGGGACCACCTCGGTGCGGCCGCCTTCCGGCTCGTCCTCCAGCGTCGTGGTGGCTTCGGGTGGCGAGCCCGCCGCGTCCCAGTCCTTCGTCGCGCCCACCGTCGTGTCCGCGGTGGCGCTGGAGGAACGGGCGTCCCGGAAGCGGCCGGTGGGGCTCTATGCCGCCATTGCCGTGTTGCTGGTGATTGCCACCTCCGCCGTCACCGCGCTCTTCGTCCAGTCGTCGGGTGTGGCGCCGGTGGCCACCGGGCCCGTGGCCGGCGCTTCAGGGCAGGTCGCGCCGCCCCTGGCCTCGGACAAGGGGGTGGAGGCGCCCGGCGCCGCCGCGCGGCAGGGGGCGACCGCGGAAGCCGCGCCCTTGTCCGACGCGGGCACGGGCGCTGACGCCGGTGCGGCGGTGGTTGCCGCGGGCGGGCCGGGTGCCGCCGAGAACGACAAGGCGGAGCCCGAGCGGGCTCGGGCGCCGCGCCCCGCGTCGGTGAAGACGCCCGCGAAGAAGCCGGCGGTCCCCGTCGAGCCCGCCGTCGTCTATGCCACGCCGGCGAAGGTGCTCCCGATTCAGAGCGCGAACGGGCGCAACTATGTCGACCGGGGCATCATCGGGCGGGGCTTCCTCCCGGGCGCGGAGATGGACGTGCTGGGGCCGTTGAAGAACGGCAAGCGCGAGGTGCTGGGGCGGGCCCGGGTGGTGCGGCCGGGACGCGGCGTCGCGATGCGGCCCACGCGGGCGTTCATCGAACTGGATGACCGTGCCCTGGCGGCTTCGGTGGACCTCTTCGTGGCGGCGCCTGGACGGGATGACGCCCCCGCCGGCGCGTCGGCGACCGAGGAGTCCCAGGCGCAGGTCGCCGAGCCCGACAAGGGCGAGGTGGAGGCCGTCGTGGCCGCGGCCCCCGCGAAGCGCACGCTGCGCGGGCACGTGAGCGTGCAGGGCGGGGTGGGCGGCTTCCTGGACCCGGGTGTGGAGGTCCAGAACAACGAGTCCATCGACTGGTCTGACTGCTACGTGGTGAAGGACATCCGCAAAGCGGCGTGGCTGGGCGTCGTGAAGGCCGGGGACCGGAAGACGGCCAGCCGTTTTCGCCACAACCCGAACTTCGACGTGGGCTCCGGCTACCTGGGTGTCATCTGCAAGGAAGGCGAGCTGCGGGTGAAGGTTCGCTGA